The genomic window ATCGATTAGCCCACGCGCTTTTCAAAAGGAAACTCTATTTTCTTGCAAGAGTCGTCTCGCAAATTAGCCGCTTTTTCACAGGAATTGAAATTCATCCAGGTGCAAAAATCGGAAGAAAGCTTTTCATTGACCACGGGATGGGAGTAGTTATTGGAGAAACATGCGAAATTGGTGATAATGTAACCATCTTTCAAGGGGTAACCTTAGGGGGGACAGGTAAAGAGAAAGGAAAGCGGCACCCTACTATTAAGGACAATGCCTTAATTGCTACAGGAGCAAAGGTGCTAGGTTCCATTACTATTGGAGAAAATTCAAAGGTTGGAGCGGGATCTGTCGTCTTACATGAAGTGCCCCCTAACTCGACAGTAGTAGGTATACCCGGCAAAGTGAAAATCCAGGATGGGGTTCGAATTAAAAAAGATTTAAATCACAGCGACCTTCCTGACCCAATTGCTGATCGTTTTAAAGATTTAGAACAAGAAATTGCCAAATTAAGCAGTGAATTAGAGGAGCTTAAGAAAGAAAGGAGTTTGGTTAATGGCCATTCAAATTTATAATACATTATCAAGACAAAAAGAACCTTTCATCCCTTTAGAGGAAGGGAAGGTAAAAATGTATGTGTGCGGTCCAACTGTTTATAATTATATTCATATAGGAAATGCAAGGCCGCCAATTGTTTTTGATACGGTTAGAAGATATTTTGAGTATCGAGGTTATGATATCAAGTACATCTCTAATTTCACAGATGTGGATGATAAATTAATCCGTGCGGCAAATGAATTGGGAGAAGAAGTTCCAGTTATTGCAGAACGCTTTATTGATGCCTATTTTTCAGATGTTTCAGCGCTTGGCTGCAAACGTGCTGACGCTCACCCAAGAGTGACTGAGAGTATGGACATTATTATTGAGTTCATTGAAGCATTGATTGAAAAGGGATATGCCTATGAATCGGAAGGCGATGTCTACTACCATACCCGCAAATTTAAGGAGTATGGCAAGCTTTCCCACCAATCCATTGATGAGCTTCGGTCAGGAGCCCGCATTGCTGTAGGGGAAAAGAAGGAAGATGCTCTTGATTTTGCCCTTTGGAAGGCGGCGAAAGAAGGAGAGATTTATTGGGATAGCCCATGGGGAAAAGGACGCCCTGGCTGGCATATCGAGTGCTCCGCAATGGCGAAAAAGTATTTAGGCGACACGATTGATATTCATGCGGGCGGGCAGGATTTAGCTTTCCCTCACCATGAGAATGAAATTGCCCAATCGGAAGCAGTAAGCGGAAAGACGTTTGCGCGTTATTGGATGCATAACGGCTATATTAATATCGATAATGAAAAAATGTCTAAATCCCTTGGTAACTTTGTTCTTGTCCATGACATTATCAACAAGCATGATCCACAGGTGCTTCGATTCTTTATGCTGTCTGTTCACTATCGAAATCCGATTAACTATAGTGAAGAATTATTAGGAAATACGCGAGCTGGACTAGAAAGAATTAAAACATCCTACCAAAACTTGAGGCATCGTCAAGAAACAAGTGCGAATTTGACTGAAAACAATCAAGAATGGCTAGAAAAAATTGCAGCACAGCACGAAGAGTTTATCAAGGCGATGGACGATGATTTTAATACAGCAAATGCCATTTCAGTTCTTTTCGAGCTTTCCAAATTAGCGAATTATTATTTAATGGAGAAAAACACCTCCGTACAAGTGATTGAGGCATTTACGAAGGAATTCGAAGATCTTTTCCTAGTGCTCGGACTTACTTTGGACTCCCAGAAAGATGAGTTACTCGATGAAGAGATTGAACGCTTAATTCAGGAGCGTATTGAAGCACGAAAGGATCGAAACTTCCAATTAGCCGACCAAATCCGTGATCAGCTGAAAGACATGAACATCATTCTTGAAGATACACCTCAAGGAATTAGATGGAAAAGAGGCTAAACCATGCTTCAATACGATAATCACATTGATGAGAAACAGTTAAACAGCCTCGCCCTTGCTTATATGGGCGATGCTGTTTTTGAAATCTATGTCAGAAGACATCTTATCCAGCATGGACAGGTTAGACCTAATCAGCTGCATAGAGAGGCCACTCATTATGTATCTGCTAAAGCTCAATCCGCTATTATCCGCCAATTGCTGGATTCAGACTTTCTGACAGAAGAGGAAATTGCCGTTGTGAAAAGAGGAAGAAATGCAAAGTCTGGTTCTGTCCCGAAAAATACCGATGTTCAAACATACCGATATAGCACGGCATTTGAGGCGCTAATTGGCTATTTACATTTATCAGGTAAAGAGGAGCGGCTGGAGGAAGTCATCTTATCTGCATTTCGAATGGTAGAAGATAAGAAAGGAGGAAATTCCAAATGAATCAAGATTTTATTATGGGAAAAAACCCTGTGATGGAAGCACTTAAATCAGGACGGGATATTAATAAAATTTTCATAGCAGAGGGGTCACAAGGCGGGCAAATGCAGCAGGTTATTGGGCTTGCCAAAGCGTCAAATGTATTTGTTCAATTTGTCCCAAAGAAAAAATTAGATCAGATGGCGGAAGGGAATCATCAAGGGGTCGTTGCCCAGGTTGCGGCCTATCAATATGCGGAAATAGATGATCTTTTTCAAGCAGCAGAAAAAAGAAATGAAGCACCCTTTTTCTTATTATTGGATGAAATAGAAGACCCTCATAATCTAGGGTCGATCATGAGAACAGCGGATGCAGTAGGTGCACATGGAATTATTATTCCGAAGCGGAGAGCGGTAGGCTTAACGGCGACAGTGGCTAAGGCCTCGACTGGTGCTATTGAGCATATTCCTGTTGTCCGTGTGACAAATATGGCTAGAACGATCGATGAATTAAAGGAAAAAGGCGTATGGATTGCGGGAACTGATGCAAAGGGAAGTGAAGATTACCGCCGTTTTGATGGAACATTGCCGCTTGGGCTAGTGATCGGCAGTGAAGGAAAAGGCATGGGCCGATTAATCCGGGATAAATGTGATTTCTTGATCCATTTACCGATGGCAGGCCATGTGACTTCACTGAATGCATCAGTTGCTGCAGCTCTTTTAATGTATGAGGTATTCAGGAAGCGACATCCTCTTGAGGGATAGAAATGGACATCCTACTTGTTGACGGATATAACGTAATTGGTGC from Bacillus sp. DTU_2020_1000418_1_SI_GHA_SEK_038 includes these protein-coding regions:
- the cysE gene encoding serine O-acetyltransferase; its protein translation is MFKRLKEDIEVIFEQDPAARSYLEVILTYSGLHAIWAHRLAHALFKRKLYFLARVVSQISRFFTGIEIHPGAKIGRKLFIDHGMGVVIGETCEIGDNVTIFQGVTLGGTGKEKGKRHPTIKDNALIATGAKVLGSITIGENSKVGAGSVVLHEVPPNSTVVGIPGKVKIQDGVRIKKDLNHSDLPDPIADRFKDLEQEIAKLSSELEELKKERSLVNGHSNL
- a CDS encoding Mini-ribonuclease 3, with the protein product MLQYDNHIDEKQLNSLALAYMGDAVFEIYVRRHLIQHGQVRPNQLHREATHYVSAKAQSAIIRQLLDSDFLTEEEIAVVKRGRNAKSGSVPKNTDVQTYRYSTAFEALIGYLHLSGKEERLEEVILSAFRMVEDKKGGNSK
- the rlmB gene encoding 23S rRNA (guanosine(2251)-2'-O)-methyltransferase RlmB; amino-acid sequence: MNQDFIMGKNPVMEALKSGRDINKIFIAEGSQGGQMQQVIGLAKASNVFVQFVPKKKLDQMAEGNHQGVVAQVAAYQYAEIDDLFQAAEKRNEAPFFLLLDEIEDPHNLGSIMRTADAVGAHGIIIPKRRAVGLTATVAKASTGAIEHIPVVRVTNMARTIDELKEKGVWIAGTDAKGSEDYRRFDGTLPLGLVIGSEGKGMGRLIRDKCDFLIHLPMAGHVTSLNASVAAALLMYEVFRKRHPLEG
- the cysS gene encoding cysteine--tRNA ligase — its product is MAIQIYNTLSRQKEPFIPLEEGKVKMYVCGPTVYNYIHIGNARPPIVFDTVRRYFEYRGYDIKYISNFTDVDDKLIRAANELGEEVPVIAERFIDAYFSDVSALGCKRADAHPRVTESMDIIIEFIEALIEKGYAYESEGDVYYHTRKFKEYGKLSHQSIDELRSGARIAVGEKKEDALDFALWKAAKEGEIYWDSPWGKGRPGWHIECSAMAKKYLGDTIDIHAGGQDLAFPHHENEIAQSEAVSGKTFARYWMHNGYINIDNEKMSKSLGNFVLVHDIINKHDPQVLRFFMLSVHYRNPINYSEELLGNTRAGLERIKTSYQNLRHRQETSANLTENNQEWLEKIAAQHEEFIKAMDDDFNTANAISVLFELSKLANYYLMEKNTSVQVIEAFTKEFEDLFLVLGLTLDSQKDELLDEEIERLIQERIEARKDRNFQLADQIRDQLKDMNIILEDTPQGIRWKRG